The following coding sequences lie in one Arachis stenosperma cultivar V10309 chromosome 5, arast.V10309.gnm1.PFL2, whole genome shotgun sequence genomic window:
- the LOC130980537 gene encoding uncharacterized protein LOC130980537: MDYVHIFCSDLKILDLWSSRQWNLENIYSPLNQSLQSNINSYNPDVQASSEVGWCWTGAASKVFDAHSGYLWLSKKMFSWEDRGNWLWLWHQYVPEKHKFLAWLCLQEALPTAAFHFSRGISHTDSCSRCFSGQESVLHCIRNCPKAQLVWQALGISDQPVDLMSWFLHNSKQHPFRFFSGLWWIWHSRNNEIFHPHDHWTTDKVIVVLELVLLMLAEIGKEGGNEAVWEQLRDVAFCKESCLLFGEAFFLAWDSGQRDIICETDCVEAFTIVNNLQDCSGFIDPLVLKIRDIMSWKWRVDLRLILRDANTVADIMAKTAMRTLSPQVELPLPWKEFESSIQRNCLS; encoded by the exons ATGGATTATGTTCATATTTTTTGTTCGGATCTCAAGATCTTGGACCTTTGGTCATCTAGACAGTGGAACCTTGAAAATATCTATTCTCCTCTGAATCAGTCTCTACAGAGCAACATTAACTCTTACAACCCAGATGTTCAAGCTAGTTCAGAGGTCGGTTGGTGTTGGACTGGTGCAGCTTCAAAGGTTTTTGATGCTCATAGTGGTTATTTGTGGCTCAGTAAGAAGATGTTTAGTTGGGAGGATAGGGGTAATTGGCTTTGGCTTTGGCATCAATATGTTCCAGAAAAGCACAAATTTTTGGCCTGGCTATGTCTTCAAGAGGCTCTTCCTACTGCTGCATTTCATTTTAGTAGGGGCATTTCGCACACGGATAGTTGTTCACGATGTTTCTCAGGTCAGGAATCGGTATTACATTGTATTCGGAATTGTCCAAAAGCCCAACTTGTTTGGCAAGCTTTAGGGATCTCCGATCAACCAGTGGATTTGATGAGTTGGTTCTTACATAATAGCAAACAACACCCCTTTAGATTCTTTTCTGGTCTCTGGTGGATTTGGCATTCGAGGAATAATGAGATCTTTCATCCTCACGACCATTggaccacagacaaggtgattG TGGTGCTCGAGTTGGTTTTGCTTATGTTAGcagagattggaaaggaaggtGGCAACGAGGCTGTCTGGGAACAATTGAGAGACGTAGCATTTTGCAAGGAGAGttgtttgctatttggagaggCTTTCTTTTTAGCATGGGACTCGGGGCAAAGAGACATTATATGTGAGACAGATTGTGTGGAGGCTTTTACTATTGTCAATAATTTACAAGATTGCTCTGGGTTTATTGATCCTTTGGTGTTAAAAATTCGAGATATCATGTCTTGGAAATGGCGTGTTGATCTTCGATTGATCTTGAGAGATGCAAATACAGTAGCAGACATCATGGCAAAGACCGCAATGAGGACCCTTTCTCCCCAAGTGGAGCTTCCATTGCCTTGGAAGGAATTTGAGAGTAGTATTCAGCGAAACTGCCTTTCTTAA